TAGATGCTGCTAATTTCATTTCTTCATTTATAACTTTAGATCTTACATCTAATGCTCCTCTAAAGATTCCAGGGAATACTAACACATTATTTATTTGATTTGGGAAGTCTGATCTTCCTGTAGCTACCACTCTAGCTCCTGCTTTTTTTGCTTCATCTGGCATTATTTCTGGAGTTGGATTTGCCATAGCAAATACTATAGAGTCTTTATTCATAGTAGCTACCATTTCTTCTGTAAGTATATTTGGTGCTGATACTCCTATAAATACATCTTTTCCTTTTATTATATCTTTTAATGTTCCTTTTTGATTTTCTTTATTAGTTACTTCTGCTATTAATTTTTGAGCTTCATTTAAATTACTATTACCCTTTGCTAAAGAACCTTCCTTATCACACATTATTATATCTTTGGCTCCTGCTTGTAATAATAATTTACATATAGATATTCCCGCAGAACCAGCTCCATTTATAACTATTTTTGCTTCTTCTAATTTTTTACCTATAAGTTTTAATGCGTTATATATTCCTGCTAAAACCACTATGGCTGTTCCATGTTGATCATCATGAAATACTGGAATATCTAATTCATCTTTCAATTTTTGTTCTATGTAAAAACATTCTGGAGCTTTTATGTCTTCTAGATTTATTCCTCCAAAACCTGGAGCTATAAGTTTAACTGTTTTTATAATTTCATCTGGATCTTTACTATCTATACAAATTGGAAATGAGTCTATATTTGCAAATTCTTTAAATAAAAGAGCTTTTCCTTCCATAACAGGCAATCCTGCATAAGGACCTATATCTCCTAATCCTAAAACTGCTGTACCATTAGTTACCACAGCTACAGTGTTTCCTTTCATGGTATATTCATAAACTAAGGACTTGTCCTCATTTATTTTTATACAGGGCTCTGCAACTCCTGGAGTATATGCTATAGATAAATCATCTTTATTTTTAACTTGCATTTTCCCTTCTATAGATAACTTTCCTTTAAATTTTTTATGTACCATTAATGCCTTTTCTTTAATATCCATATTGTTTTCCCCTCTTTCATTTAATTCCTATACAAAGTTTATTTAATTATAAACAATTTTCTTTGAAAATTATCCACATGTGGATAATTTAATAGCAAAACCATCTTAATATATAAGATAATTTGCTATTATAAATACTTATACTTAAGATGGTTTAACCTCTTCATTATAATACCTGCAATACTTTTTTATAGTACATTCTTCACATTTAGGTTTTCTAGCTATACAACATCTTCTTCCATGAAATATTAATACATGATGCATTAATATCCATAATTCTTTTGGTATAACTTCTTGTAACTGTTCTTCTGTTTTTAATACATTGCTAGCCTCTGCCAATCCTATTCTATTAGATACTCTAAATACATGGGTATCTACTGCTATAGTCGGTACTTTAAAAGCATTGGCTAAAACTACATTAGCAGTTTTTCTACCTACTCCTGGCAGTGAAGTCAAAGCATCAAAATCATTAGGAACTTCTCCTTGGAATTTTTCTTCTAATTCTTTACAAAGAGCTAATATATTTTTAGATTTATTTCTATATAAACCTATCTTTTTAATTTTCTCCTCTAATTCTTCTCTTTTTAGATTTAAAAAATCTTTAGGAGTATCATATTCCTTAAATAATACCTTTGTTACTTCATTTACTTTTTTATCTGTAGTCTGAGCAGATAAAACTGTAGCTATTAAAAGCTCAAAAGGATTTCTATGCTCTAATTCACAATTAGCATCAGGATATGTTTCTATCAATATATCTATAACATTTTTTATTTCATTATTATCCAATTGAAAATCACTCCCATAATTTAGTTTAATAAATAACTATATTTATTAAACTTCTATATTAAAGTAAGCTCTAATTATCATATATACCTCTATACTCTTTTGGTATTAATTTAGCTATTTCACTCATAAAATAGTCCATTAGTCTATCTTCATATTCGTGTTTTGATTCTTCTTTATCTTTCTTAGATATTTCCAATGCTTTGCCTATATTTATAGTTACATCAGCATTTTGAAAACGTTCTAATGCCATATCTTTCTCATTTATAGGCAAAAGTTTTTCTGTACCACTAATTCCTAACGGTACTATAGTAGCTTTGCTTAATTTTTGTATTAAAATTACACCTTTTTTAGGTTCCATTAATTTTGCATTTCTACTTCTAGTTCCTTCTGGGAATATTAAAATATTATTCCCTGCTTTTAAAGTTTTTACTATACTATATATAGCCTCTTTATCAGCAGTATTAGGTTTTATTGGTATAGTTTTTGTTATTTCTAATCCAAGTTTAGTTAATGAATTATCTTTAAGCTTAACTCCTGCTATAAAAGTTATATTTTGATCTTTTAATACTTTATTTATTATTAAAGCATCAGAGTTACTTAAATGATTAGAAATAAAAATAATTGGTTTATTTATATTTTCTAAATTTTCTTTACCATTTATACTTAAGTTAGCATATTTATTTATATAACTATTTAATATTTTTTGCGATAAAAATTTCAAAAGCCCCTTCGGCATATGCCCTATTATTTTCGTCATCCTAGGAGAAATCATTTATAACACCTCTCAAAACTCCCAATTTATCTTATTAATAACACTTATAAAAGCATCTAAATTAATTTAATTAAAATTCAAATAAAATACAAATTCAAATAAAATACAAATCCAATTAAAATTAAATTCTCATTTATAAATACTATTCTAAGTAAATTATAATTATTATTTATTTAAAAGTCTATGCTAATAGTCTAATATATTGGAAGATTTTATATATAAAGAGGGAAAAGCAATATAAATTATTGTTTTCCCTTCTTTCATATATTCAAACGGATTGACTTTTTTATTTATATTCTTATTTTAGATTCATTTTGTATATCTTTATTTTTTTCTTTCTGTAAATTAGGGTATCTGCTTATGAAAAATCCTAGATGTTGTGAATCCTTATTAAATCTATCCATAAATTTCTATAATATTTTTATAGTTTCTTAATAATTCATATCAATTTTTTATCCAAAATTATATTATCATATCATTATATATTACTTTTTTAACCCCATTATAATCTCTTATTTCTATAACAGAGGATTTTTTTTCATATCTTACCACCTTTGCTGGTATTCCTACTGCTGTAGAGTTATCTGGTACATCATGCAAAACTACTGCATTAGCTCCTATTTTTACATTATCCCCTATATTTATAGGACCTAATATTTTTGCACCACTCCCTATTACAACATTATCACCTACGGTAGGATGTCTTTTACCTTTATCTTTTCCCGTTCCGCCTAAAGTTACTCCATGATATAAAGTTACATTGTCTCCAACTTCGGCAGTTTCGCCAATAACAACTCCCATACCATGATCTATAAAAAGTCCTTTCCCTATAGTTGCTCCTGGATGAATTTCTATACCTGTAAAAAATCTTGATATTTGAGAAATAAGTCTAGCTAAAAAGAATAAGTGTGCATTATAAAATAAATGTGATATTCTGTAACCTATTAAAGCATGAATAAATGGATACAATATAAAAACTTCTAAAACATTTCTAGCTGCTGGATCTTTTTCCTTAGCATTTTCCAAATCATATATTAAAGTTTTAAAAGGATTTTTCACAAAACTCACCTCTTTTATTTATCATATAGCCCTGTAGAAATATACTTTTCTCCACCGTCTGGGGCTACAGTTACAACTTTTTTACCTTTTCCTAATTTTTTAGCTATTTTTATAGCTGCTGCTATATTTGCTCCAGAAGATATGCCTACTAATATTCCTTCTTCTACTCCAAATTTTCTCGCATATTCATAGGATTCTTCGTCTGTTATAGTCATTACCTCATCTACTACATCTTTTTCATATACTTCTGGTATAAATCCTGCTCCTATACCCTGTATTTTGTGTGGTGCTGCTTTTCCTCCTGATATTACTGGTGAATTATAAGGTTCTACAGCTATAACTTTTATATTTTTATTAAATTCTTTTAATCTTCTTCCAATACCTGCTATAGTTCCTCCTGTACCTACTGAAGCTACAAAAGCATCTAAATCTTCTACATCCTCTAATATTTCTACAGCAGTGGTTTCATAATGTTTTTTTGAATTAGCTCTGTTTGAAAATTGTTGAGGAATAAAATATCCTTTTTTATTTCTAGCTAATTCTTCTGCTTTTTCTATAGCTCCTGTCATACCTTTATTTCCTTCTGTAAGAACTAATTCTGCCCCGTAAGCTTTAATCATATTTCTTCTTTCTATACTCATAGAATCTGGCATAACAATAATAACTTTATATCCTTTTAATCTGCCAACCATAGCAAGTCCTATACCTGTGTTCCCACTTGTAGGCTCTACTATTATATCTCCTGGTTTTATTTTACCCATCTTTTCAGCTTCTTCAATCATACCTAAGGCCGCTCTATCTTTTATGCTGCCACCAGGGTTAAACTTTTCTAATTTTACATAAACATCTGCCATATTTTCTTCTTTCATATTTTTTAATTTAAACATAGGCGTATTTCCTATTAAATTTATAGAATCTTCATATATCATATCGATCTCCCCTTTTTAAAATAAACTTAATATAAAAAAACTCCATCTCTATAAAAATATAGAGACGAAGTATATTCTCCGTGGTTCCACTCTAGTTAGATATTAAAATCTCACTTTATTCAGGTACTAATAAATTTATACCCTATCACTATAACGGGTGAACCCGATGTAGCCTACTTTATTCGGTACACAACTCCAAAGGGCACTTCACATAAACCTTCTTTAGAAATTTTCCAACAAAATAATTTCCTCTCTGAAAAGATTGAGTATGCTACTTTCCTTTTTCAACGTTTTTCATTTCCGACTATTTTGGTATGAATTCTATAATATAATTATATGATATTTTTTGAATTTGTCAACTACTTATTTACAAAATCTATGTTTTCCTATTACTTTTATTAATGGTCTTGACCAAATCCAAGAACTTGTAGCTGTTGATGGATTAAAATAATACATAGCACCACCAGAAGGATCCCATCCATTTAAGGCATCTCTAGCCGCGTTTATAGAATTTTGTTCCATAGTTGCATGTATTTGACCATCTACTATAGCAGTAAATGCACCTGGTTGATATATGACTCCAGCTACACTATTAGGAAATTTAGGATTCCTTGTTCTATTTAAAACTACTGCTCCTACTGCTACTTGACCTTCATAAGGTTCTCCTCTGGCTTCCCCATTTATAAGTCTAGCTAAAAGCATAACATCTTGGTTGTTAGAACTTGCACTTCCACCTGATGATGATCCCGTGCTTATTCCAAGGGCAGCTAAAGTTTTATCTCCAATTACTCCATCTACTTTCAAACCATTTTTAGATTGAAAATTTCTTACAGCTGTATAAGTTCCATGACCAAATATTCCATCTACTCCACCGCTATAATATCCCCAGGCTTTAAGTTTTCTTTGAACCTGTGAAATAGTATCTCCTCTATTCCCATAATAATATGCTACAGCCTTAGTAGCATTTGTATAGGGTAATATATAAAGAGTAGTACTGCCATAAGCTAACATTATAGCTAAAACATATATTATTGCTCTTTTTAAATATATATTCTTCTTCATTAATACTCCTCCCACAAAATCCATAGTTTTGCTATTTATCTTAAAATTAGTTTGCGCATAAAATAATAAAAAATACTTATTTATATAATAAAAATAAATTTAAATTTGACAAAAAAAATAAAAATACATGTAATAAACATAAAAATAAGCTTATTACATGTATTTTTATTTTCCTAATACTAAAAATTAATTCTATTTTAAAATGCATTTTTTAAATGGCTATTCCTCTCACTACTAAAGTCGTAATGTTTTTAGTCACCATCTAAACTTCTTTTAAATAGCCGATATCCTATAATTTTAAATTGCAACTATTTTAACTTTTTTTCTCCACATAGGTGCAAATACATCCTCTACAATATCATCTATGGATATAATACCACATAATTTGTTTTCTCCTTCAATTACAGGAATAGATAATAAATCATACTTTATTGCTAACTCTACAGCTTCATTTATATGATCTGTATCTTTAACTTTTACTATATCTTTATCCATTATATCCTTTAATTTAGCTTCTGGAGCACATATTATTAAATCCGTAAGAGATATAGCTCCCTTTAACTGTTCCTTTTCATCTATAATATATATATAATATGCTTCTTCATCCTTAGGCTTTATTTCTCTTAATAAGTCTATAGTTTCCTCTGCAGTTATATTAACATTGAACGCTATAAAGTCTTTATTCATTATACTTCCAGTAGTCTCTTCATTATAATTCATAAGTTTTCTTATATCCTTGGCATCTTTTTCTTCCATAATAGAAAGTATTTCTTCTACCTCTTCTTCTTTCATTTGTGCCAATACATCTGCAGCTTCATCCTTTGACATATTATATATGATTTCAGCTTTTTTAGAAGAAGTCATTTCTTCCAACATTTCTGTTTTTACTTCTATATCTATTTCTTCAAAAGTATCTGCAGCTAAGTCATCATCCAAACTTTCAAAAACTAATTTTCTATAGCTATCATTCATGTCTTCTATAATATCTGCTAAATCTGCTGGATGTAGTGTTGAAAGTTTTTGATAAGATACAGATAGTTTCAAATTATTATCCATCATCTCTAAAGATTCTACACTATCCCACATTATCAAAGTGTCTTCCATTTTCTTATTAAATATTTTATAAATACTTCTTAATAGATTTTCCATTCCTATTCTTCTACTTAAGGCTAATGCACCTGTATCTACAGCTATTACTTTATACTCTCCTGCAATTTCTCCAATTCTTAAATCATGTACTTTAACCATCTTTTTGCCATTTATATCAATTATTTGTTTATCTAAAAGATGTTGGGATAATAAATAAGAATATTTTCTTAATATTATATCTCTAGTACCTATTACTTTTATTATAGCTTTGCCTTCATCATCATAAAAAGAAATATTTTTAAACTCATAATTTACTATTTCTCTTCCCTTTTTTATTTTATAAGCTATGGCTCTTGGATAATCATCTTCAGATGTTACATAAATATCAATTAGTTTACCTATACAGTCACCATATTCATCATACACTCTTTTATTAATAATTTTACTTAAGAAAAAACTTTGTAGCTTCTTCATAAATATTTCTCCCTTCACACTTATAAAGGAATACTCTAAGCTACAAATAAATAGTTGTGCTTAAATGAATATTCCTCTATAAGATAATGTAATTTTTCTTTGGTCTCTTCTCCCATCATACGGACCAATTTCCATCTAAATCACCATCCTAAAAAAAATTATAAAACAAAAAGAGCCCACTTGGCTCCCTATACATACATAACTAAAACTTTAACATCAATCGTTGAGTTTTAGCACTATATAGCTTTGGACCAAAGCCAGCTACATTAAGTAAAACCTTATTTCGGTAATACCTGGTGACCCATTGGCATCTCTCGATGTTTCCGGGCAGTAGCGTATATCTATATAGGAGCCTCACCTAACGTACATTATTAACATTTAACCTTATATTTTTATTATATTGTTTATATCTCTATTTTGCAACTGAATTTATCAAATTTTTTTAAATTTATTCATTATTTAAATTTACATTCTTTTATTTTAATATATCTTCATTTTATACCATATTTCTTATCTTTAAATTATTTTTGATATTAAACAAAATGAACTGTATAATAATATTATTACAAAATTGTATTTAAGATAGGAGAATGAACATATTGAATAACATAAACTTTTTACCTGTAAGTAAAGAGGATTTGAAAAAAAGGAATATAGATATTTTAGATTTTATAATAGTAACTGGTGATGCTTATGTAGATCATCCATCTTTCGGTACTGCGATTATAGGCAGAGTATTAGAAAGAGAAGGATTTACTGTAGGGGTTATAGCTCAACCTGATTGGAAAAGTATAAATGACTTTAAAAAATTGGGTAAGCCTAAATATGGATTTTTAGTTAACTCTGGTAATATAGATTCTATGGTAAATCATTATACTGCCTCTAAGAAAAAAAGACATGATGACTTTTATTCTCCAGGTGGTAAATCTGGATATAGGCCAGATAGAGCTGTTGTTGTTTATTGCAATAAAATCAAAGAAGCTTTTAAAGATTCCCCTATAATAATAGGTGGCATAGAAGCTAGTTTAAGAAGATTTGCTCATTATGATTATTGGGATAATTCAGTGAGGAGAAGTATTTTAGAAGACTCCAGTGCGAATTTATTAATATATGGTATGGGTGAAAAACCTGTAGTACAAGTTTGTAACCTTTTAAGATATGGAATGAAAATAGATAGTATAAAAGATGTAAGAGGTACAGCTTATATTGAAAAAGATATTTCTAATTTACATGATTATATTGAAATTCCTTCCTTTGAAGAAGTTTCTACAAATAAAAAATCCTATGCAGAAGCTTACAAAGTACAATACTACGAACAAGATTCCATAAGGGGTAAAACCTTAGTACAAAAACATAAAGATAGATATGTAGTTCAAAATCCTCCCCAACCCCCATTATCTCAAGAAGAAATGGATGAGGTTTATGCACTTCCATATGCTAGAACTTATCATCCTATGTACGAATCTGAAGGTGGTATTCCTGCTATTAAAGAGGTTAAATTTTCAATTACTAGCCATAGAGGCTGTTATGGAAGTTGTTCTTTTTGTGCTTTAACCTTTCATCAAGGCAGGGTTATTCAAAATAGAAGTCAAGACTCTATTTTAAAAGAAGCAAATATGATGACTAATATGAAAGACTTCAAAGGTTATATACATGATGTAGGTGGTCCTACAGCTAACTTTAGGCATAGGGCTTGTAAAGTTCAAGAAAGGCATGGTACTTGTAAGAATAAACAATGTGTATTCCCTAGTGCATGTAAAAATCTAATTGTAGATCATAAAGAATATTTAAATTTGTTAAGAAAAATAAGAAAAATACCTAATGTAAAGAAAGTATTCATACGTTCTGGTATTAGATTTGATTATTTAATATATGATAAAAATGATGAATTTTTTAAAGAATTATGTGAACATCATATAAGCGGACAATTAAAAGTTGCTCCTGAACATATAAGTGATAAAGTTTTAAAGTTAATGGGAAAACCAACTAGAAATGTTTATGATTCTTTTGTAAAAAAATATTATGATATAAATAAAAAGATACATAAAAAACAATTTTTAGTTCCTTATTTAATGTCTAGCCACCCTGGTAGCGATTTGAAAGCTGCTATAGAATTAGCTCAATATATTAAAAAAATGGGCTATACTCCAGAGCAAGTACAAGACTTCTATCCTACTCCTGGAAGCTTATCAACTACTATGTATTATACAGGGCTAAATCCTTTAACAGGAGAAAAAGTTTATATTCCTAAAGAACAAAAAGAAAAAAGTATGCAGAGGGCATTGCTACAATTTACTATTCCTGATAACTATGATTTAGTTAAGGAAGCCTTATTAAAAGCCCATAGAGAAGATTTAATAGGCAATGGACCTGATTGTTTAATCCATTATAATAAGCCTTATAAAAAATTTCATAAAAATACTAATTCTAAAAATACTAATAAAAATCATAAAAGTAATAATTCTAAAAGCAATAATTACAACAAAAATACTACTAATATCAATAAAAAATCTAAAAAAAATTCCCTTTCTAAACATAAAAAAAGAAAATAAACAGCATTTAATGCTGTTTATTTTATATATATTATAAATAAAAATTGTTATAAGTTCTATAATTAATTATATAATTTAGCAAATTTTATAATTAATAAATTTCAAATCCACATATAACATACCGTGTTTAAACAAATATATTTATATAATTATATGTAAAAATGAATTATGCAATTTCTTAGTTAAATAAATTTTACTTTATTAATTTATTTACAGATATGTGTAGAGTATACATCCAAATAATATTCCCTAATATATTTGGAGGCAATATATTAATATTTAAAAAACTTAATATAATATCTGATATATTTACTATTGTACTGAAAAACATTAAATATAATATATTTTTATTTATATATTTATTATTATGCTTTTTAAAGTATAATATTAGAAATATTAAATTAATAACTATGAAAAATATATACATATTTATGGGTGTTAATAGTTCCATTATATAATATTGTTTATTGAACATATTTATGTTCAAACTATATTTACTAATAAAAAACATTAAAACGGAACTTATTAGCGCTATTATACAAATTATATAATTTAAGCTAAATTTATTATTTTTTACACATATATAGAAACATATTAATATAGTTATAGGTACAGCTATAAAATCAAAAAAGTATATCCATTTTAACCAATATAAATTTCTTATGTTATTAATAACTACTAACAAAGTTAAAGATATAAATTTCATAATCATTAAAAAATATATTATTATAGATACAATTTTTATTTTATAAGGTGCCTTAAAAGCTATTTTTATGCCTTGTATGCATATAATAAACATAAGTAATATAGCTGCTATATAAATAAATAAATTTATCATAACTAAATAAACTCTCCAATTTAACAATATTACTACTTATATTTATTAATATTAAAGTGAAAATATTCCTATATTAATCTAATATACCTAAAATATCTAAACCTTCCTCAATACACTCTATACATAAAGGAAAGTCTGGGCCTCTTTCTCCATCGATGTCTGTAACTATATTTTCATTAGATTCTATTATAAGCTTATTAGTTTTAAAATATATTAGAGCATTTACATCTTCTAGGTGTTCCCCCTTAATCATTTTTATAAATAATCCTATCATATCCTTAATAGCACAAACTTTTATTATTATTACATCTAGCATGCCATCATCTACTTCTGCTTTATATGCCATATGGAGATTACCTGCTGTTTGTCCATTAAACACCATCATAAGATACATATCTCCATCAAAATTAACTTCTTCAGATTTAACATTAATTTTTAGTCTTCTAAAGTTAGGAAGCTGCTCTATTCCCTTTACATAATAGGCAAGCTTGCCCATAGTATTTTTTAAATTAACATCAGTTTTTTGAGATACATCTGTAAATAATCCTGTACTGGCGACATTGATAAAATATTTATCATTTATCCTACCTAAATCAACTTTTTTTACAGAACTCTTTAGTATTTGCTCACAGGCCTCTCCAACATTCATTGGCATACCAATAAATTTAGCAAAATCATTAGCAGTACCTGTAGGTAATATTGCAATTGGAAGATCAAGTGAAAATTTTTTTAAATGATTTACCACATTATCTACAGTACCGTCTCCTCCTGCTACCAATATATATTTATAGCTTTCATCAATAGATTCAAAAGCATCATCTAGATTATATTCTAAACTTATCCTATAAGGCACTACTTCATATCCATATTTCTGATGTATTCTTATCACTTGGTCTATTTGAGATGCTATAGCTTTTTCTCCTGAATATGGGTTATAAATAAATTTTACCTTACTCATTTTAAATCTCCTCTTATAGTTTTTACTTTATAGTTGTATTCGTTGTACCATTATATAATAGCAAATCCACAAGATTTTAACAATAAATCCTGTGGACATTTTAAACTAATTATTCTGCTCTGAAATTCCACTTAAAGCTTTTTGTGCTTCATCTTCATGCTTAGGCTCTATAGCTATATCTCCTAAAGAAACTATACCTATTATATTTTCATTGTCCTCTACGGGTAATCTTCTTATTTGTCTTTCACTCATTATTCTAGCTGCATCATGTATATCCATATCTTTATTAGCTACAACAGGATTAGATGTCATAATATCTCCGACTTTAATATTATTATTTGATCCTTTTGCTACAGATCTTAAAGCTATATCTCTATCTGTAATAACTCCAACCACTTTATTATTGTCACAAATAGGTATAGATCCAACATTATATTCATTCATAAGCTCTGCTGCCTTTTCTACTGAATCATTTCTATTTACTGTTGCAACATTTTGAGTCATAACATCCATAACTTTCATAATAACACCTCCAAAAATAGTTTATCCACATACCTATTTTTTATTTAAAAATTATTATGAATTTCTTAATTAATTATTATTTTTTATATTTAATTCCATTTATAGCTTAAATATGTTTGCAAAATGTTGTATAATATTATATATTTCAATTAATAGGAATTATATTTTTTTAGGAGTGATAATATAATGGCAAAAATAGCAAAAAGTGCCGTACCAAATGCTTTTACTTTAGGAAACTTAGGTTGTGGAGTTATGTCCTTAATGATGACATTTCAAGAAAATTATAAATGGGCTGGTTTATTTATACTAATTGCAGGTTTAATGGATAGATATGATGGAAGAGTTGCTAGGTTTTTAAAAGTTGATAGTCCTATTGGTAAAGAATTAGATTCT
Above is a window of Clostridium sporogenes DNA encoding:
- a CDS encoding CBS domain-containing protein, which encodes MKVMDVMTQNVATVNRNDSVEKAAELMNEYNVGSIPICDNNKVVGVITDRDIALRSVAKGSNNNIKVGDIMTSNPVVANKDMDIHDAARIMSERQIRRLPVEDNENIIGIVSLGDIAIEPKHEDEAQKALSGISEQNN